The genome window CTTCGTTCGTAACTTAAAAGCACTCACTGAATAGTTACGCTACAGCAAATATAGCGAACTGAATCACTACCTGATGTAGACGCAAAACCCTTGCTGCAAGCGCCGTTATCCGGTTCGGCCCAACCACGCCCGCGGACCGGGTGACCGCAATGTCGCCGGACGAATCAAATTCAACAGCGGCCCAAGGACCAGATCGGAACCGCCGACAAGTCAAAACAGTTCGAGCAGTTGGGTGTACTTTCCCAAAGGCGATAAGCAGAGGCCGACTGCCGGCATAAACCACGCTATTGGAATCAATCCGGCACCAACGCATCAACTTTGTTCCGGACACACTGATTTACTGTGCCCCGATGGGTAGGAAGATTTCCGGAAACCGCCTAAAATAGCCCTGCAGGATATGCAGTGCATATCCCCTTACGGCTAACTACGCGTAACCCCGACCATGACCACACTACAAACCCGCGCCGCAAATCTGTTCGAGCATATCCTCACCCATCACCGGGGCATATTCGCCACCGTTTTCCTGTTGCCGCTCTCCACCGCTTTCAATATCTGGGTAGCGCTACGCAACCGTCTGGCGTTTTACCGCAACAGCGCGCCGGCACAACACGACGCACGCGTACAGGCGGTGATAGCCCAGATCAAACAATGGCGCCGCGACGGCTGCCGCGAAAAACTGTGCACCGCTCGCCCCGGCTGGAACTCCATGAGCGAAATGGTTCCCAAATACAAGCTGACCCACCGCAATATCCGGGTCGAACTATACGACATTCTGGGGCTGGATACCGAACAGCAGACCGTCAGAGTCGAACCGCTGGTCAACATGGGACAACTGTCGCGCTACCTGATTCCGCTGGGCTGGATGCCCGCCGTGACGCCGGAACTTGATACGCTTACCGTAGGCGGCCTGATCATGGGCTTCGGCGTGGAAACCAGCAGCCACAAATACGGCTTGTTCCAGCATATCTGCAGCGCTTTCGAAATCGTCACGGCGGAAGGCAGACTGGTACGCTGCACTCCGGAACAAAATACAGAACTCTTTTACGCGATCCCGTGGAGCCACGGCACGCTCGGTTTTCTGGTTGCAGCGGAAATCAAAATAGTGCCGGCCAAAAAGTATGTCAAAATTCATTATCAGCCGGTAACCGGACAGGACGACATCGTTGCGCAATTCGAAGCCGCCAGCCGCGACACGGCCGGCAACGACTTCGTGGAAGCGCTTGTCTACAGCCGCGACAGCGCCGTTATCATGCGCGGCAAGCTCACCGACACGATCGACGCCGAGGACGGCGCTGTCAATCCGATAGGCCGCTGGTATAAACCGTGGTTTTATCTCCACGTCAAAACCTGGCTGGACGCGGCACGAAGCGGCTATGAATACATACCGTTGCGGCATTATTTCCATCGCCATACCCGCAGCTATTTCTGGATGATGGAAGAAATCATTCCGTTCGGCAATCATCCGCTGTTCCGGGCGCTGCTTGGCTGGGCGTTGCCGCCGAACATCGAACTGCTTAAATTCACCGAGACCGAAACCACGCGCAGGCTCAGTGAGGCGCATCAGATTCTCCAGGACATGCTGATGCCAGTCTCACACCTGAAAGATGCGCTGACTTATTTTGACGATCACTGCGACGTTTATCCGCTATGGCTTTCGCCGATGGCGATTCCGGATAATCCGCTGCACAGCGGTTTTATTCACCCCCATACCCTGCCCGACGGCAATCAGGACACGCTCTATGTGGATGTCGGCGCCTACGGCCTGCCGCGCAAACCCGGTTTCGACAACCGTGTCGAACTGCCGAAACTGGAAAAGTTCGTGACCGAACATCAAGGTTTTCAGGCGCTGTATGCCAAGACGTTGATGAGTATGGAAGATTTTCGCACCATGTTCGATCACAGCCATTACGACAAACTGCGCGCCGAACTGCCTTATTGCCGCGCAGCTTTCGACGAAGTGTACGACAAAGTTTCCATGCGCGGCCGCGTAGCCCCGGTCGAGTACCGCCACCTCAAGAAAAACCGCGTCGTTTAAGGATACACCGAATACCAGACATTGCCATTCATGGTTCGACAAACTCAGAGCCTTGTCCTGAACGCAATTTGCAGGCTGGGTTAGCATGGAGCGTAGCGGAAAGCGTAACCCGACGATAAAGCTCGAAGTAATAATCAACGCCGAATGTTGGGTTACGCGCCTGCGGGCCTATAATGAGAAATAGTGATATTGCCGAGACTGGCAATGTGCTAAAGTTTACCGAATTACTTGGATATATTAATGCAAGTTGATACCCTCATCGCCGCACGCTGGATCATTCCGGTCGAACCGGAAGGGCTGGTGCTTGAGCATCATGCCGTCGTTGTTAACGATGGGCGTATTATCGGTGTATTGCCTGTCGCGCAAGCCCTTGCACTGTATCAGCCCAGACAGCTGGAAGAACTTCCGCAGCATGCGTTGATCCCCGGCTTCGTCAATGCGCATACTCACGCCGCCATGACCTTGATGCGCGGCGTCGCCAACGATCTGCCGCTGATGGACTGGCTGCAAAACCACATCTGGCCGCTGGAACAGCGCTGGGTCAGCGAAAGCTTTGTGCGAGACGGCAACGATCTGGCGATGGCGGAAATGATCCGCGGTGGCATAACCTGCTTTAACGACATGTATTTTTACCCGGAGATTACCGCCAAGCGCGTTATCGTAGCAGGCATGCGCGCAACCATCGGCCTGATCGTGGCCGACTTCCCTACCGCATGGGCCAGCGGTCCGGACGAATACTTTTCACGAGGTTTGGCAGTATTCGATGAATTGCGCGCCGCAGCGCCACTGGTTCAGTTCAGTTTCGCACCGCACGCGCCCTACACCGTCTCAGATCCAGCATTGGGCCGCATCCGCACCCTGGCGGCTGAAATGGACTTGTCCGTGCATATACACCTGCATGAAACGGCGAATGAAATAGACAAAAGCATTGCATCTCACGGCGTACGGCCGCTGAAACGTCTACAGCGACTGGAATTTTTGGGGCCGCAGCTGACCAGTGTACACATGACGCAACTCACCGACGAAGAGATTATATTGCTCGCACAAACTGGTGTTAATGTCGTACATTGCCCCGAATCCAACATGAAACTCGCCAGCGGTTTTTGTCCGGTAGCCAGGCTACTCGAGGCTGGCATCAACGTCGCACTCGGCACCGACGGCGCAGCCAGCAACAACGATCTCGACCTGATGGGCGAAATGCGTACCGCCGCGCTGCTGGCAAAGGTCGTTGCCGGAGATGCGGGCGCGTTGCCTGCGGCGCGCGCGCTGAGCATGGCTACGCTGAACGGCGCCAAGGCTCTGGGATTGGAACATGAAATTGGTTCGCTGAAAAACGGCAAGTCGGCCGACATCGCCGCAGTCAATTTGAACCTGCTGGAAAACCAGCCGCTCCATGATCCGATCAGCGATCTGGTTTACTCCGCGAGCAGACATCAGATCAGCGATGTCTGGGTGGCCGGCCGCCGCCTGCTGAAAAACCGCGAACTAACCACGCTCGACAGCGCCGAAATTCTGGCGCGTTGCGAAATATGGCTGGATCGACTGTCAACCGCGCAACCTTCCATTTGAGAATACTATGAGCACAACAGAAAACGTCCATCAACACGAAATCAACAAATTCGGCGCTCTCGCGGAACGCTGGTGGGATCCCGCAGGCGAATTCAAAACCCTGCATGCAGTCAATCCTTTGCGCCTGCAATTCATACGCGCGCATGTCCCGCTTGCGGACAAGAAAATCGTCGATGTCGGCTGCGGCGGCGGCATACTCAGCGAAGCGCTCTCCGCTTCAGGCGCCGAGGTATTGGGCATCGACCTGAGCGAAGAGCTGCTGTCGGTGGCTGATTTGCATGGACTGGAATCGGACGTACGCGTCAGTTATCAAAAAATCAGCGCGGAAACGCTGGCCGAACAACAGGCCGGCGCATTCGATGCAGTCACCTGCATGGAAATGCTGGAGCATGTACCCAATCCGATTTCCGTGGTGCGCGCCTGCAGCAAACTGGTAAAACCGGGCGGAATCGTTTTTTTCTCCACTTTGAATCGTAACCCCAAGGCCTATTTACTGGCGATAGTCGGCGCAGAGTATCTGTTGAACATGATACCGAAAGGCACCCATGAATACTCAACCTTCATTCGTCCTTCCGAGCTCACGCGCTGGGCGCGCGAAGCCGATCTGGAACTGCTGGGCATGGAAGGCATCAGCTATAACCCGCTCACCCGGCAATTCAGTATCGGTTCCGATTTAAGCGTCAATTATCTGGCGGCGTTTCGCCGCTCTGCCGAGTAGCGATGAAATCACCTGCCCTTATCACAAGCGTGCTGTTCGATCTGGACGGTACTCTGCTCGATACCGCGCCCGACCTGACCGGAGCCTGCAATGAGGCGCTCACCTCATCGGGCTATGCGGCGCGAAGCGAGGAAGGCCTGAAGCCCTACATTTCAGGGGGTGCGGCCGCTATGCTGCGTTACGCGGAGCCCGATCTGGACGACAAACCTTTTTCAGCGCTGCTGGATCGTATGCTGGAGTGTTATCAACAGAATATCGCACAGCGAACCCGATTTTTCGATGGGATGGATATAGTCCTGGACGAATTGGACGGACGCGGAATCCCCTGGGGCATCGTAACCAACAAATCCAGCCGCTTTACGCTGCCGCTGCTGGATGCGATGAATCTAACGCGGCGCACGCCCTGCATCATCAGCGGAGACAGCCTGCCGCAAAAAAAACCACATCCGATGCCATTACTGGAGGCCTGCCGCATACTCGCCGCCTCACCTGGCTCGTCCGTGTATATCGGCGATGCGCGCCGCGATATTGAAGCGGGACGCAACGCCGGCATGTATACGCTGGCAGCATGCTATGGTTACGTGAGCGCAGACGACCCTGCGACCGCATGGGGCGCGGATCAGCAAATTGATCAGCCGGTCGCGCTGATCGACTGGCTAAATCAGCAGGCATGAACATGGAAACCGGTAACAATCTGGCGGAGCGCATTATACTGATTACCGGCGCTGCGGGCAGCCTGGGCCGTGTCGCAGCCATGGCCTGCGCCCATGCCGGAGCGCAGTTGATTCTGCTCGACAAGGAACCACGTCCTCTGGAACAGATCTACGATGCCGTTGTATCGGCGAACTGCCTGCCTCCGGCGCTGTACCCGCTTGATCTGGAGCAATCGGGAGAACAGGATTACAACGCTCTGTCAGACGCCATAGATAAGGAATTCGGGAAACTGCACGGTCTGCTGCACAGCGCAGCCGAACTGGGTACATTGTCCCCGCTCGATCAGGTCGATGAATGCGACTGGAACCGCCTGATAGCCGTTAACCTCACAGCCGCTCACCTGCTAACGCGTTCTGTGCTGCCCTTACTGGCACTCGGAAGCGATGCCCGCGTGGTATTCACCACCGACTCATCGGCACGGCATGGCAACGCCTACTGGGGAGCTTACGGAGTTGCCAAAATAGCGCTGGAAGGCATGGCCGGAATATTGGCCCGCGAGCAGGAGAGCGCCGGTAACGTATGCGTCAACATCTTTGCGCCTGGACCGGTGCAATCGCGCATGCGCCGCCGCTCGCATCCTGGCGAACCGGTAGAAACATTGCCATCGGCTGCGTCCCTGGCCAGGCATTATCTTTTTTTGCTCGGCCCCGCCAGCCGAGGCGTGAACGGGCAGTTGATCAAGGCATGATAAAAAGCGACTTCGCCAGAATAACTCAATACAAAAGTGGAACACAATAACGATGTATGGCCGTGAAAGCATAGCATTACTCAGGGACGTCGAAGCGATACGCATCCCCGAAGGCACCCCTGTCGCATTGCCGCAGGGCCACATAGTCACGCT of Candidatus Methylospira mobilis contains these proteins:
- a CDS encoding FAD-binding protein; translated protein: MTTLQTRAANLFEHILTHHRGIFATVFLLPLSTAFNIWVALRNRLAFYRNSAPAQHDARVQAVIAQIKQWRRDGCREKLCTARPGWNSMSEMVPKYKLTHRNIRVELYDILGLDTEQQTVRVEPLVNMGQLSRYLIPLGWMPAVTPELDTLTVGGLIMGFGVETSSHKYGLFQHICSAFEIVTAEGRLVRCTPEQNTELFYAIPWSHGTLGFLVAAEIKIVPAKKYVKIHYQPVTGQDDIVAQFEAASRDTAGNDFVEALVYSRDSAVIMRGKLTDTIDAEDGAVNPIGRWYKPWFYLHVKTWLDAARSGYEYIPLRHYFHRHTRSYFWMMEEIIPFGNHPLFRALLGWALPPNIELLKFTETETTRRLSEAHQILQDMLMPVSHLKDALTYFDDHCDVYPLWLSPMAIPDNPLHSGFIHPHTLPDGNQDTLYVDVGAYGLPRKPGFDNRVELPKLEKFVTEHQGFQALYAKTLMSMEDFRTMFDHSHYDKLRAELPYCRAAFDEVYDKVSMRGRVAPVEYRHLKKNRVV
- a CDS encoding TRZ/ATZ family hydrolase: MQVDTLIAARWIIPVEPEGLVLEHHAVVVNDGRIIGVLPVAQALALYQPRQLEELPQHALIPGFVNAHTHAAMTLMRGVANDLPLMDWLQNHIWPLEQRWVSESFVRDGNDLAMAEMIRGGITCFNDMYFYPEITAKRVIVAGMRATIGLIVADFPTAWASGPDEYFSRGLAVFDELRAAAPLVQFSFAPHAPYTVSDPALGRIRTLAAEMDLSVHIHLHETANEIDKSIASHGVRPLKRLQRLEFLGPQLTSVHMTQLTDEEIILLAQTGVNVVHCPESNMKLASGFCPVARLLEAGINVALGTDGAASNNDLDLMGEMRTAALLAKVVAGDAGALPAARALSMATLNGAKALGLEHEIGSLKNGKSADIAAVNLNLLENQPLHDPISDLVYSASRHQISDVWVAGRRLLKNRELTTLDSAEILARCEIWLDRLSTAQPSI
- the ubiG gene encoding bifunctional 2-polyprenyl-6-hydroxyphenol methylase/3-demethylubiquinol 3-O-methyltransferase UbiG translates to MSTTENVHQHEINKFGALAERWWDPAGEFKTLHAVNPLRLQFIRAHVPLADKKIVDVGCGGGILSEALSASGAEVLGIDLSEELLSVADLHGLESDVRVSYQKISAETLAEQQAGAFDAVTCMEMLEHVPNPISVVRACSKLVKPGGIVFFSTLNRNPKAYLLAIVGAEYLLNMIPKGTHEYSTFIRPSELTRWAREADLELLGMEGISYNPLTRQFSIGSDLSVNYLAAFRRSAE
- a CDS encoding HAD family hydrolase, whose protein sequence is MKSPALITSVLFDLDGTLLDTAPDLTGACNEALTSSGYAARSEEGLKPYISGGAAAMLRYAEPDLDDKPFSALLDRMLECYQQNIAQRTRFFDGMDIVLDELDGRGIPWGIVTNKSSRFTLPLLDAMNLTRRTPCIISGDSLPQKKPHPMPLLEACRILAASPGSSVYIGDARRDIEAGRNAGMYTLAACYGYVSADDPATAWGADQQIDQPVALIDWLNQQA
- a CDS encoding SDR family NAD(P)-dependent oxidoreductase, with protein sequence METGNNLAERIILITGAAGSLGRVAAMACAHAGAQLILLDKEPRPLEQIYDAVVSANCLPPALYPLDLEQSGEQDYNALSDAIDKEFGKLHGLLHSAAELGTLSPLDQVDECDWNRLIAVNLTAAHLLTRSVLPLLALGSDARVVFTTDSSARHGNAYWGAYGVAKIALEGMAGILAREQESAGNVCVNIFAPGPVQSRMRRRSHPGEPVETLPSAASLARHYLFLLGPASRGVNGQLIKA